In the genome of Variibacter gotjawalensis, one region contains:
- a CDS encoding MaoC/PaaZ C-terminal domain-containing protein: protein MLIARDKLVNHQFDDIEHTYSERDTILYALGLGLGADPLNRDQLKFVYEDGLKALPTMAVVLGYPGFWIKEPEFGADWKKVLHGEQGVILYKPLPASGTVVGKHRVTEAYDKGAGKGAIMLSERDVYDKATGELLCKLTSTTFLRGDGGFGGPAGSAPAPHAIPDRAPDTTTEIATLPQAALIYRLSGDYNPLHADPDVAKAGGFEAPILHGLCTFGVVGHALLKTIGKYDANAMKTMQVRFSAPVYPGETIVTEMWRDGNVVSFRAKVKERDIVVINNGKAEFK, encoded by the coding sequence ATGCTCATCGCACGCGACAAGCTCGTCAATCATCAGTTCGACGATATCGAACACACGTATTCTGAGCGCGACACGATCCTGTATGCGCTCGGTCTCGGCCTCGGCGCCGATCCGCTCAATCGCGATCAACTCAAATTCGTTTACGAGGATGGGCTGAAAGCGCTGCCGACGATGGCGGTCGTGCTCGGCTATCCGGGCTTCTGGATCAAGGAACCGGAATTCGGCGCGGACTGGAAGAAGGTGCTGCACGGAGAGCAGGGCGTCATCCTCTACAAGCCGCTGCCGGCGTCCGGCACCGTTGTCGGCAAGCACCGCGTCACCGAGGCTTACGACAAGGGCGCCGGCAAAGGCGCGATCATGCTGTCTGAGCGCGACGTCTACGACAAGGCGACCGGCGAGCTTCTCTGCAAGCTGACATCAACGACGTTCCTGCGCGGCGACGGCGGCTTCGGTGGGCCGGCAGGTTCCGCGCCGGCGCCGCATGCTATCCCGGATCGTGCGCCTGACACGACGACCGAGATCGCGACGCTGCCGCAGGCCGCGCTGATCTATCGCTTGTCGGGCGACTATAATCCGCTGCATGCCGATCCGGACGTCGCGAAAGCCGGCGGGTTCGAAGCGCCGATCCTGCACGGCCTCTGCACGTTCGGCGTCGTCGGCCACGCACTGCTCAAGACCATCGGCAAATACGACGCGAATGCGATGAAGACCATGCAGGTTCGCTTCTCGGCGCCGGTCTATCCGGGCGAGACGATCGTCACCGAGATGTGGCGCGACGGGAATGTGGTTTCGTTCCGCGCCAAGGTGAAGGAGCGCGATATCGTGGTGATCAACAATGGTAAGGCGGAGTTCAAGTAA
- a CDS encoding SDR family oxidoreductase: MVGSLDGKVIVVTGAGRGIGREIAILAGKEGGRVVVNDLGGDAEGGGKDLGPAAEVVEIIKKAGGDAIANGDSVADPKSADNIIAQTVQKFGRIDCLVNNAGILRDRIFHKMSVDDFETVIKVHLMGSFYMARAAAQHFREQNSGTMVHFTSTSGLIGNFGQANYAAAKLGIVGLSKSIALDMARYNVRSNCVSPFAWSRLIGTIPTQTEAEAARVERMKAMGPDKIAPLAVFLASDLSDGVSGQIFAARMNEVFLMGQSRPIRGMHRAEGWTVQSMAKELLPAMKSSFYPLDRSADIFSWEPV, translated from the coding sequence ATCGTGGGCAGCTTGGACGGAAAAGTCATTGTCGTAACGGGCGCTGGGCGCGGTATTGGCCGCGAGATTGCAATCCTCGCCGGTAAGGAAGGCGGCCGCGTCGTCGTCAACGATCTGGGTGGTGATGCCGAAGGCGGCGGCAAGGATTTGGGCCCGGCCGCGGAAGTTGTCGAGATCATCAAGAAGGCCGGCGGCGACGCGATCGCGAACGGCGACAGCGTTGCGGACCCGAAGAGCGCCGACAACATCATTGCGCAGACCGTGCAGAAATTTGGCCGCATCGATTGCCTCGTCAACAACGCCGGCATTTTGCGCGACCGCATCTTCCACAAGATGAGCGTCGACGATTTCGAGACCGTCATCAAAGTTCATCTGATGGGTTCGTTCTACATGGCGCGCGCTGCCGCGCAGCATTTCCGCGAACAGAATTCCGGCACGATGGTGCACTTCACGTCGACCTCGGGCCTCATCGGCAACTTCGGCCAAGCGAACTACGCAGCCGCCAAGCTCGGCATCGTCGGACTGTCGAAGTCGATCGCGCTCGACATGGCGCGCTACAATGTGCGTTCGAACTGCGTGTCGCCGTTCGCATGGAGCCGCCTCATCGGCACGATACCGACCCAGACCGAAGCCGAAGCCGCGCGCGTCGAGCGCATGAAGGCGATGGGGCCGGACAAGATCGCGCCGCTCGCCGTCTTCCTCGCCAGCGATTTGTCGGACGGCGTGTCCGGCCAGATCTTCGCGGCGCGCATGAACGAGGTCTTCCTCATGGGCCAGTCGCGGCCGATCCGCGGCATGCACCGCGCCGAGGGCTGGACCGTGCAGTCGATGGCGAAAGAATTGCTGCCGGCGATGAAGTCGTCATTCTATCCGCTGGATCGATCGGCCGACATCTTCTCGTGGGAACCGGTGTAA
- a CDS encoding ABC transporter ATP-binding protein has product MLELRNVDARYGAFQALFGVSMQVQAGEAVAVIGANGAGKTTLLRAISGMIPVTGGEMTMEGVSIPSLAPHKIVETGIAHVPESRRLFPRLSVEDNLKMGAFIPAAREKAAERLDYVYGLFPRLKERRTQLAGTMSGGEQQMCAIGRALMSGPKLVLLDEPSMGLAPVIVQQVFELVRRIRSEGYTVLIVEQNVRQVMKIVDRAYLIEVGRVKASGPASELLDNDEIRRAYMGV; this is encoded by the coding sequence ATGCTTGAACTCCGCAATGTCGATGCGCGCTACGGCGCCTTCCAGGCGCTGTTCGGCGTCTCGATGCAGGTGCAAGCCGGCGAAGCCGTCGCGGTGATCGGCGCGAATGGCGCCGGCAAGACGACGCTGCTGCGTGCGATCTCCGGCATGATTCCCGTGACGGGCGGCGAGATGACGATGGAAGGCGTTTCCATCCCGTCGCTCGCGCCGCACAAGATTGTCGAGACCGGCATCGCGCATGTGCCGGAAAGCCGCCGTCTGTTCCCGCGCCTCTCGGTCGAAGACAATCTCAAGATGGGCGCGTTTATCCCCGCTGCGCGCGAGAAGGCCGCCGAACGGCTCGACTACGTTTACGGCCTGTTTCCGCGCCTCAAGGAGCGCCGCACGCAGCTCGCCGGCACGATGTCCGGCGGCGAGCAGCAGATGTGCGCGATCGGCCGCGCGTTGATGAGCGGCCCGAAGCTCGTGCTGCTCGACGAACCGTCGATGGGCCTCGCACCCGTGATCGTGCAGCAAGTGTTCGAACTCGTGCGCCGTATCCGCAGCGAAGGCTACACGGTGCTCATCGTCGAGCAGAACGTGCGTCAGGTCATGAAGATCGTTGACCGCGCCTACCTCATCGAGGTCGGCCGCGTGAAAGCAAGCGGCCCGGCCAGCGAGCTGCTCGACAACGACGAAATCCGCCGCGCGTATATGGGGGTATGA
- a CDS encoding acetyl-CoA acetyltransferase, translating to MATGIRDKVAILGMGCSKFGERWDCDAEDLMVEAYQEALQDSGVETSQIQAAWFSTAIEEQHVGKSGVPLAVALRLPYIPVTRVENYCASGSEAFRGAVYAVASGACDIALAMGVEKLKDTGYGGLPQRQRGTVSSMYWPNLSAPGSFAQLAAAYRAKFGVSAEDLKRAIAHVSIKSHDNGSRNPKAHLRNKITEETVMKAPTVAEPLGLYDCCGVSDGAACAIVTTPEIARSMGKKDLISIKALQLSVSNGTEAQHNSWDGSHFVTTRTAATRAYQEAGITKPRDQLSLIEVHDCFSVTELVTMEDLHISPEGTAIKDVMDGFYDHDGKIPCQIDGGLKCFGHPIGASGLRMIYEMYLQMLGRAGERQRSDTPVFGLTHNLGGFPHQNVCAVTIVGQHGA from the coding sequence ATGGCAACCGGCATTCGCGACAAAGTCGCCATCCTCGGAATGGGCTGCTCGAAATTCGGCGAGCGCTGGGATTGCGACGCCGAAGATTTGATGGTCGAAGCCTATCAGGAAGCGCTGCAGGATTCCGGCGTCGAGACGAGCCAGATCCAAGCCGCTTGGTTCTCGACCGCGATCGAAGAACAGCATGTCGGCAAATCCGGCGTGCCGCTCGCGGTCGCGCTGCGGCTTCCGTATATCCCGGTAACGCGCGTCGAGAATTACTGCGCGTCCGGCTCGGAAGCGTTCCGCGGCGCCGTTTATGCGGTGGCGTCGGGCGCGTGCGATATCGCGCTCGCGATGGGCGTCGAGAAGTTGAAGGATACGGGTTACGGCGGTCTGCCGCAGCGTCAACGCGGCACGGTCTCGTCGATGTATTGGCCGAACCTTTCGGCACCGGGTTCGTTCGCGCAGCTTGCGGCGGCGTATCGCGCAAAGTTCGGCGTCTCTGCCGAGGATTTGAAGCGCGCCATCGCGCACGTGTCGATCAAGAGCCACGACAACGGCTCGCGCAATCCGAAAGCGCATTTGCGCAACAAGATCACGGAAGAGACCGTGATGAAGGCGCCGACTGTCGCCGAGCCGCTCGGTCTTTACGACTGCTGCGGCGTGTCGGACGGCGCGGCCTGCGCGATCGTTACGACGCCCGAGATTGCGCGCAGCATGGGCAAGAAGGACCTCATCAGCATCAAGGCGCTGCAGCTTTCGGTCTCCAACGGCACCGAGGCGCAGCACAATTCGTGGGACGGCAGCCACTTTGTGACGACGCGAACCGCGGCGACGCGCGCCTATCAGGAAGCCGGCATCACCAAGCCGCGCGACCAGCTCTCGCTTATCGAAGTGCACGACTGCTTCTCGGTGACCGAACTCGTCACGATGGAAGACCTGCACATCTCGCCGGAAGGCACCGCGATCAAGGACGTGATGGACGGCTTCTACGATCACGACGGCAAGATCCCGTGCCAGATCGACGGCGGCCTCAAATGCTTCGGCCATCCAATCGGCGCATCTGGTCTACGCATGATCTACGAGATGTATCTGCAGATGCTCGGCCGCGCCGGAGAGCGTCAGCGCAGCGACACGCCGGTGTTCGGGCTGACGCATAATCTCGGCGGCTTTCCGCATCAGAACGTGTGCGCGGTGACCATCGTTGGTCAGCACGGGGCTTGA
- a CDS encoding branched-chain amino acid ABC transporter permease — translation MECHLDIFFLEAVLNGILLAGLLALLALGLNLVFGVIDVVWICYAELVMIGMYGIYYASKSGAPFPVAVIFGIILVALLGAALHYFIIRPVLDTAPINQLLVTGGVLFLLQALATMAFGIDFRNLGIQLGSTGFADMSFAWSRIITFGVALAGMLGLWLFLTKTYLGTAIRAIAQDRQIMPLMGVDSKRIYLVTSAIGGGLAGLAAALMVLQYDIYPQIGLQFGPLIFMICVLGGLGNMLGGFAAAFIISQFIAIGGSCAATEWGYAIAFLFFMIVIFIRPQGLFGAKS, via the coding sequence ATGGAATGTCATCTCGATATCTTCTTTCTTGAGGCAGTGCTCAACGGCATCCTGCTCGCCGGACTTTTGGCGCTGCTGGCGCTCGGCCTCAATCTCGTCTTCGGCGTCATCGACGTCGTGTGGATCTGTTACGCCGAACTCGTCATGATCGGCATGTACGGCATCTACTATGCGAGCAAGAGCGGCGCGCCGTTCCCGGTCGCGGTCATATTCGGCATCATCCTGGTCGCGCTTCTCGGCGCGGCGCTGCATTACTTCATCATCCGGCCCGTGCTCGACACCGCGCCGATCAATCAGCTTCTCGTCACCGGCGGCGTGTTGTTTCTGCTGCAAGCGCTCGCCACGATGGCGTTCGGCATCGACTTCCGAAATCTCGGCATCCAGCTCGGCTCGACCGGTTTTGCCGATATGTCGTTCGCCTGGTCCCGCATCATCACCTTCGGCGTCGCGCTCGCCGGCATGCTCGGGCTGTGGCTGTTCCTCACGAAAACCTATCTCGGCACCGCCATTCGCGCGATCGCGCAGGATCGCCAGATCATGCCGCTGATGGGCGTCGACAGTAAGCGCATCTATCTGGTGACGTCGGCGATTGGTGGCGGGCTCGCGGGTCTCGCGGCCGCACTGATGGTCCTGCAGTACGACATCTATCCGCAGATCGGCCTACAGTTCGGGCCGCTGATCTTTATGATCTGCGTGCTCGGCGGCCTCGGCAATATGCTGGGCGGCTTCGCGGCGGCCTTCATCATCAGCCAATTCATCGCGATCGGCGGCTCCTGCGCGGCAACCGAATGGGGTTACGCGATCGCGTTCCTGTTCTTTATGATCGTCATCTTCATCCGCCCGCAGGGCTTGTTCGGAGCGAAGTCCTGA
- a CDS encoding branched-chain amino acid ABC transporter permease produces MGKLRLSPAWIVGIVALIALPFLIRIFFASSEKYYLHLLIQILLWSFIYTGWSLMGRFGLTSLGHGAFTGIGAYTTVMLWNILGLTPWIGIPVAVVVSVAVALLIGYPCFRLRITGHYFALLTLALTEFIRLCIVGLRDFTGGSLGTQPLRQGNGLSLYAMQFEPDRFLSYYVALVLWLIGLAIWAFVDRSMDRYALDAASQDEDAAASVGVNVTREKLKITALSAAMCAVGGAIYGQYQMYIGPDTIAGIGVSLNIVFAVVAGGMWVLLGPTVGAIFTQMLSETLRVTIQSSSAIKDLLGNAALALDTAIYGLLLILFIIYMPKGILGTILEKVKK; encoded by the coding sequence ATGGGCAAACTTCGCTTATCGCCAGCTTGGATCGTCGGCATCGTCGCGCTCATCGCGCTGCCGTTTCTCATCCGCATCTTCTTCGCGTCGTCGGAGAAGTACTATCTCCATCTGCTGATCCAGATTTTGCTGTGGTCGTTCATCTACACGGGCTGGTCGCTGATGGGCCGCTTCGGCCTGACCTCGCTCGGCCACGGCGCCTTCACGGGCATCGGCGCTTACACGACCGTGATGCTGTGGAATATCCTCGGCCTCACGCCGTGGATCGGCATTCCGGTCGCGGTCGTCGTCTCTGTCGCGGTCGCCCTGCTGATCGGCTATCCGTGTTTCCGCCTTCGCATCACCGGGCACTACTTCGCGCTGCTGACGCTGGCGCTCACCGAATTCATCCGGCTCTGCATCGTCGGCCTGCGCGATTTCACCGGCGGTTCGCTCGGCACGCAGCCGCTGCGCCAAGGCAACGGCTTGTCGCTTTACGCGATGCAGTTCGAGCCGGATCGCTTTCTCTCTTACTACGTCGCGCTCGTGCTGTGGCTGATCGGGCTCGCCATCTGGGCCTTCGTCGACCGCAGCATGGATCGCTACGCGCTCGATGCCGCCAGCCAAGACGAGGATGCGGCAGCGTCCGTCGGCGTCAACGTTACACGCGAGAAGCTGAAGATCACCGCGCTCTCCGCCGCAATGTGCGCGGTCGGCGGCGCGATCTACGGCCAGTATCAGATGTATATCGGGCCCGACACAATCGCGGGCATCGGCGTTTCGCTCAACATCGTCTTCGCGGTCGTCGCGGGCGGCATGTGGGTTCTGCTCGGCCCGACAGTCGGCGCGATCTTCACGCAGATGTTGTCGGAGACATTGCGCGTGACGATCCAGTCATCGTCCGCGATCAAGGATCTGCTCGGCAACGCCGCGCTCGCGCTCGACACCGCGATTTACGGACTGCTGCTGATCCTCTTCATCATCTACATGCCGAAGGGGATTTTGGGCACGATCTTGGAGAAGGTGAAGAAGTAG
- a CDS encoding hydroxymethylglutaryl-CoA synthase family protein has product MAYGILSFGAYIPRMRLQRKAAADANAWFSPGLKGQKGERAMAGWDEDSVTMAVDAARDALEGFSRDDLTSLQLASTSLPFEDRQNAGIVANALNLDTQVGTLDLAGSLRAATSGAVNALRAKAGQTLLVASEHRKTKAGSAQEMAYGDGAAALLIGEGDVVAKLLGSAGESVDFVDHYRTEGSEFDYSWEERWIRDEGYMKIVPRVVGRLLKDTNTSADSITHFCMPGTLAKIGPTMAKKLGLAETAVRDNLAAVVGDTGAAHPIMLLVHALEDAKPGDKILVANFAQGCDAMLFEATPAIAKMAKRRGVTGSLKRRREETNYQKLLAFNNLVPLERGMRAEVDKQTPMTALYRNRDMILGLVGGKCTKCGTLQYPKTRICVSPNCNAINTQEPHPFSEMTGAIMSYTADMLTYSPEPPQHFGMITFPEGGRIMMDFTDVDQGKVDVGMKMRMVFRIKDFDSQRGFVRYFWKASPTEQAA; this is encoded by the coding sequence ATGGCGTACGGTATTCTCTCGTTTGGTGCGTATATCCCGCGCATGCGTCTGCAGCGCAAAGCCGCGGCGGATGCCAATGCGTGGTTCAGTCCGGGCCTCAAGGGGCAGAAGGGCGAACGCGCGATGGCCGGGTGGGACGAAGACTCGGTCACGATGGCGGTGGATGCCGCGCGCGACGCGCTCGAAGGCTTCTCGCGTGATGACCTGACGTCGCTGCAGCTCGCATCGACATCGCTCCCATTCGAGGATCGGCAGAATGCCGGCATCGTCGCCAACGCGCTCAATCTCGACACGCAGGTCGGCACGCTCGATCTCGCGGGCTCGCTGCGCGCCGCTACTTCCGGCGCCGTGAACGCACTACGCGCGAAGGCAGGGCAGACGCTACTGGTCGCCTCCGAGCATCGCAAGACGAAAGCCGGCAGCGCGCAGGAGATGGCCTACGGCGACGGTGCGGCCGCGCTGCTGATCGGTGAGGGCGATGTCGTCGCCAAGCTGCTCGGCTCTGCCGGCGAGAGTGTCGACTTCGTCGACCACTACCGCACCGAGGGCAGCGAGTTCGACTATAGCTGGGAAGAGCGCTGGATCCGCGACGAAGGCTACATGAAGATCGTGCCGCGCGTGGTCGGCCGTCTTCTCAAGGACACCAACACGAGCGCGGACAGCATCACGCATTTCTGCATGCCGGGCACGCTCGCCAAGATCGGCCCGACGATGGCGAAGAAGCTGGGCCTCGCGGAAACGGCCGTGCGCGACAATCTCGCGGCCGTCGTCGGCGATACGGGCGCGGCGCATCCGATCATGCTGCTGGTGCATGCGCTGGAAGACGCGAAGCCGGGCGACAAGATCCTTGTCGCAAACTTCGCGCAAGGCTGCGACGCGATGCTGTTCGAGGCAACGCCCGCCATCGCGAAGATGGCTAAACGCCGCGGCGTCACGGGTTCGCTCAAGCGCCGCCGCGAAGAGACGAACTATCAGAAGCTGCTCGCCTTCAACAATCTCGTCCCGCTCGAACGCGGCATGCGCGCCGAAGTCGACAAGCAGACGCCGATGACGGCGCTCTACCGCAACCGCGACATGATCCTCGGCCTTGTCGGCGGCAAGTGCACGAAGTGCGGCACGCTGCAGTATCCGAAGACGCGCATCTGCGTTTCGCCGAACTGCAACGCTATCAACACGCAGGAGCCGCATCCGTTCTCTGAGATGACCGGCGCGATCATGTCCTACACGGCGGACATGCTGACCTACAGCCCCGAGCCACCGCAGCATTTCGGCATGATCACCTTCCCGGAGGGAGGCCGCATCATGATGGACTTCACGGATGTCGATCAGGGCAAGGTCGATGTCGGGATGAAAATGCGGATGGTGTTCCGCATCAAGGACTTCGACAGTCAGCGCGGCTTCGTCCGGTATTTCTGGAAGGCATCGCCGACTGAACAAGCGGCCTAA
- a CDS encoding ABC transporter substrate-binding protein: MKRLVKQSLVLASVVALSATAAVADIKVGVLYDYTGALAGGGSKPGGIGTKIAIDMFNERGGVAGHKIIATYADAQSKTDVAINETERLLNDVKVDLLMGVFSSAQCVPMAAKVDAAKKFFWANICVSSAVFKDKNLQYVFRGTVHSDQFGEASCTFLGENAKAKLGKDPKDVRVAIIHEDGPYGSGVAMGNESKCKELGMQIVHKEGYAATATDLSALVTKLRRARPDVILHTGYNPDITLFLRQSKEAGLKWAALIGHGAGHAQIDKLTETFGKDVNYLYNVDPVAAQLLDPKSLKPGLGEVTQEMVTRYRKEAGIGPNEEVPSHVSMGFNQAWYFLNDVLPRAIQKHGGFDPEALRKAALETDIPEGGTIQGYGVKFFPPGTKMSGQNERSTPVVMQFIDGKTKIAWPNSIKTADPVLPLPKGHGYAQ, from the coding sequence ATGAAAAGACTCGTCAAACAGAGCCTTGTCTTAGCCAGCGTCGTTGCCTTGAGCGCAACCGCAGCCGTTGCCGACATCAAGGTCGGCGTTCTCTACGATTACACGGGCGCGCTCGCGGGCGGCGGCTCGAAGCCCGGCGGCATTGGTACCAAGATCGCGATCGATATGTTCAACGAGCGCGGCGGTGTGGCGGGCCACAAGATCATTGCGACTTACGCGGACGCACAATCGAAAACCGATGTCGCGATCAACGAGACCGAACGCCTGCTCAACGACGTCAAAGTCGATCTCCTGATGGGCGTGTTCTCGAGCGCGCAATGCGTGCCGATGGCCGCGAAGGTGGACGCCGCAAAGAAGTTCTTCTGGGCCAACATCTGCGTCTCGTCGGCGGTGTTCAAGGACAAGAACCTGCAATACGTCTTCCGCGGCACCGTGCATTCGGATCAGTTCGGCGAAGCGTCCTGCACCTTCCTCGGCGAGAACGCGAAGGCGAAACTCGGCAAAGACCCGAAGGACGTGCGCGTCGCCATCATTCACGAGGACGGGCCGTATGGCTCCGGCGTCGCGATGGGCAACGAGTCGAAGTGCAAAGAACTCGGCATGCAGATCGTGCACAAGGAAGGTTACGCCGCGACCGCGACCGACCTTTCAGCGCTCGTCACCAAGCTGCGCCGCGCGCGGCCGGACGTGATCCTGCACACCGGCTACAATCCGGACATCACGTTGTTCCTGCGTCAATCGAAGGAAGCCGGCCTGAAATGGGCGGCATTGATCGGCCACGGCGCCGGTCACGCGCAGATCGACAAGCTCACCGAAACCTTCGGCAAGGACGTCAACTATCTCTACAACGTCGACCCGGTTGCCGCGCAACTGCTCGATCCGAAATCGCTGAAGCCCGGTCTCGGCGAAGTGACGCAAGAGATGGTGACGCGCTATCGCAAGGAAGCCGGCATCGGCCCGAACGAAGAAGTGCCCTCGCACGTCTCGATGGGCTTCAACCAGGCTTGGTATTTCCTCAATGACGTGCTGCCGCGCGCGATCCAGAAGCACGGCGGCTTCGATCCTGAGGCATTGCGCAAGGCCGCGCTCGAGACCGACATCCCGGAAGGCGGCACGATCCAGGGCTACGGCGTAAAATTCTTCCCGCCCGGCACCAAGATGTCCGGCCAGAACGAGCGTTCGACGCCGGTCGTGATGCAGTTCATCGACGGCAAGACGAAGATCGCATGGCCGAACTCGATCAAGACGGCGGACCCGGTGCTGCCGCTGCCGAAAGGACACGGCTACGCGCAGTAA
- a CDS encoding ABC transporter ATP-binding protein, producing the protein MLSVKNLTRKFGALVAVNNVSFEVEQGEILGLIGPNGSGKSTTFNCIAGLYAPTSGSIAFENGEIGGLTSNAICHKGIARTFQIPRPFHNLTLLENVALSAYFGQNATVTREDCWKLAEDALQTVGLPVDPDATTDGLGAASLKKLELARALSTQPRLLLADESLNGLDHGEMEQAADMLLRIRRDKGITIVWVEHIMGVLMRVVDRVVVLDHGEVIFRGKPREAQSDPRVIEVYLGAEAA; encoded by the coding sequence ATGCTGAGCGTCAAGAACCTCACCCGGAAGTTCGGCGCGCTCGTCGCCGTCAACAATGTGTCGTTCGAGGTCGAGCAAGGCGAGATTCTCGGCCTCATCGGCCCGAACGGCTCCGGCAAGAGCACGACGTTCAACTGCATCGCGGGGCTCTACGCGCCGACGAGCGGCAGCATCGCGTTCGAAAATGGCGAGATCGGCGGGCTCACGTCCAACGCGATCTGCCACAAGGGAATAGCGCGAACGTTCCAAATTCCGCGCCCGTTCCACAATCTCACGCTGCTCGAAAACGTCGCGCTCTCGGCTTACTTCGGGCAGAACGCGACAGTCACCCGCGAAGACTGCTGGAAACTTGCCGAAGATGCGCTGCAGACCGTCGGCTTGCCCGTCGACCCGGATGCGACCACCGACGGCCTCGGCGCCGCATCGCTCAAGAAGCTCGAACTCGCGCGCGCACTCTCGACGCAGCCGCGCTTGCTGCTCGCCGACGAGAGCCTCAATGGCCTCGACCACGGCGAGATGGAGCAGGCCGCCGACATGCTGCTACGCATCCGCCGCGACAAAGGCATTACGATCGTCTGGGTCGAGCACATCATGGGCGTGCTGATGCGCGTGGTCGATCGCGTCGTCGTGCTCGATCATGGCGAGGTGATCTTCCGCGGTAAGCCGCGCGAGGCGCAGTCTGATCCGCGCGTGATCGAGGTTTATCTCGGCGCGGAGGCGGCCTGA
- a CDS encoding acyl-CoA dehydrogenase family protein has translation MIPRQAFTEEHDMFRATVRKFVEREVAPYHAQWEKDGQVSREVWLKAGETGILCTAIPEEYGGGGGDFRHVAIVSEEFSRGIFNGPGFRVHSDICAFYLLNHGSEEQKKKWLPKMATGEVIAAVAMTEPGAGSDLQNIRTTALRDDNQNFVINGSKTFISNGQLSDLIITVCKTDPQARAKGVSLILVESDRPGFKRGRNLEKLGMHAQDTSELFYDDCRVPIENLLGQEGRGFAQLMTELPQERLLVALASMATTESVLETTLTYTRDRKVFGQPIAEYQHNRFKLAEMKTEIQIGRVFLDRCLELHLERKLDTETAAMAKYWISELECRVVDQCVQMHGGYGYMTEYPVTRAYADARVRRIFGGSNEIMRELIARGM, from the coding sequence ATGATTCCGCGCCAAGCTTTCACCGAAGAGCACGACATGTTTCGCGCCACGGTGCGCAAGTTCGTCGAGCGTGAAGTCGCCCCCTATCACGCACAGTGGGAGAAGGACGGACAGGTCAGCCGCGAGGTTTGGCTCAAAGCCGGCGAAACCGGAATTCTCTGCACGGCGATACCGGAGGAATACGGCGGCGGCGGCGGCGACTTCCGCCACGTCGCCATCGTCTCGGAGGAATTTTCGCGCGGCATTTTCAACGGCCCTGGCTTCCGCGTGCATTCGGATATCTGCGCCTTTTATCTGCTCAATCACGGCTCCGAGGAACAGAAGAAGAAGTGGCTGCCGAAGATGGCGACGGGCGAAGTGATTGCCGCCGTCGCGATGACAGAGCCTGGCGCCGGCAGCGACCTGCAGAATATCCGCACCACGGCGCTGCGCGACGACAACCAGAACTTCGTCATCAACGGATCGAAGACGTTCATCTCGAACGGCCAACTCTCCGATCTCATCATCACGGTGTGCAAGACAGATCCGCAGGCGCGCGCGAAAGGCGTGAGCTTGATCTTGGTCGAGAGCGACCGGCCCGGCTTCAAGCGCGGCCGCAATCTCGAAAAGCTCGGCATGCATGCGCAGGACACGTCGGAGCTTTTCTACGACGACTGCCGCGTGCCGATCGAGAACTTGCTCGGCCAGGAAGGCCGCGGTTTCGCGCAGTTGATGACCGAGCTGCCGCAGGAGCGCCTGCTCGTCGCGCTCGCCTCGATGGCGACGACCGAGTCCGTGCTGGAGACAACGCTGACCTACACGCGCGACCGCAAGGTGTTCGGCCAGCCGATCGCGGAGTATCAGCACAATCGCTTCAAGCTCGCCGAGATGAAGACGGAAATTCAGATCGGCCGAGTATTCCTCGACCGCTGCCTGGAGCTGCATCTCGAGCGCAAGCTCGACACCGAGACGGCCGCAATGGCGAAGTATTGGATTTCCGAACTCGAATGCCGCGTCGTCGATCAGTGCGTGCAGATGCACGGCGGCTACGGCTACATGACGGAATATCCAGTGACGCGGGCCTATGCTGACGCACGTGTGCGCCGCATCTTCGGCGGCTCGAACGAGATCATGCGCGAGTTGATTGCGCGCGGGATGTAG